Below is a genomic region from Flavobacterium ginsengisoli.
GAAGATGGAAGATACTTTATCTACTTAGCAGTAGATTCTACTAAAGCAAATCTTGGTTTAACAAGAGCGACTTTATCTAAATACAAGAAAGACATTACTTCAAAGTTATAACGATATTTTGCCCCCAAGAATGAGAAAAAGGCTATTTCAACCCTAGGTTAGAAATGGCCTTTTTTGAATTTTAATGTTTGGTTTTTTATTCAAAGAAATGTTGTAAAACTGTTTTCAATTCTTCTTTGTTTTCAATCTGGCTCATGTGGCCATCTTCAAAAGAAACTAATTCTGCAGTTGTGTCTTCAATTTGAGAAATGGTTTCGTTGTAATTTAAAACAGGATCTTTTTTTCCAAGAATCAATAAAACAGGGAAACGTTTTTCTTTTAAAAGCCATTCTCTGTCTTTTCTTATTTTCATTCCTTCCAAAGAAGCGACAATTCCCTGTAACGGAGTTTTAAGCGCTTGTTCTTTTACTTTTTCAATTTGTTCGGCTAATCTTGTTCTGTTATTTTCGCTAAATAAATTGGCAATTGCCAAACTTACAAAACTTATATAATTTTGTTTTACGGCTTTTATGGCTCTTGTTCGGTTTAATTTTTTTTCGGCGCTATCTTCTCTAGAAGTTGAATTTAGCAAAACTAATTTTTGAATTTTCTTTGGATATAATTCGGCGAAAGCCAAACCAACATAACCACCCATCGAATGTCCAACAATTGTAGCTTTTTCAATTTTCAGATTTTCCAAAACTTCATTTATTGCATTGGCATTATCTTCCATTTCGTGAACGTAACCTAATGGCTCAGATTCACCATGACCTAATAAATCGATTGTAATGACACGATATTTTTCTGAGAAAAAATCAATATAATCTTTCCACATTTTTTTGTTTTCCAGAAAGCCGTGAAGAAAAACTATTGTGTTTCCAGTTCCAGAATCTGAGTATGATATTTTAGTGTTTTTATATAAAAGAGTTTTCAAAATGAAAGATTTTTTTGTTCTGAGGCACAAAGTTAAGAAAGCTGAACTAAAATATCGTGATGTCTTGATTTAATTGGGAAATCTTTAAAATAGCTATAAATTTATTTATAACATTACGGTTTTGAAATAAGAAAAAAATGGCTTTCAGAAATGAAAGCCATTCTAAATTAAAATCTATTATCCCCATCCAAAAGATTTCCTAATCCGCCAAGAAGACTGCCTTCCTCTCGGCTGTTTCCGCCTGATCTTGGTGCCGAGGCAATAATACGATCAGCCAATCTTGAGAATGGAAGTGATTGTATGTAAACAGTTCCAGGACCTTTTAAAGTGGCATAAAATAATCCCTCGCCCCCGAAAATAGAATTCTTGATGCCACCAATAAATTCAATATCATAATCTACATCTTTGGTAAAACCAATAATACAACCTGTATCTACTTTTAGAACTTCGCCATGACCCAAAACTTTTTTAGCCATTGTTCCGCCAGAATGTACAAATGCCATTCCGTCTCCTTCGATTTTCTGCATGATAAAACCTTCACCGCCAAATAAACCGCGTCCTAATTTCTGCGAGAATTCTATCCCAACAGAAACGCCTTTGGCAGCGCATAAAAACGAACTCTTTTGACAGATGAATTTGCCTTGAAATTCTGTTAAATCAATTGGAAGAATTTTTCCAGGATATGGTGATGCAAAAGAAACTTTGCTTTTGGTGTTGCCTTGGTTTAAAAATGCTGTCATAAATAAGCTTTCGCCTGTAAGTACTCTTTTGCCTGCATTTAAAAGTTTTCCAAACAAACCTGATCCTTGTTGCTGAGAACCGTCTCCAAATATAGTTTCCATTTGAATGTTGTTTTCCATCATCATAAAACTTCCAGCTTCGGCAATTACAATTTCCTGTGGGTCTAGTTCTATTTCAACATACTGCATTTCTTCTCCAAAAATCTGATAATCTATTTCGTGTGCTTGCATGATTTCTTAGTTATTTGTTTTTAAAATTAGACTTATGATCCTTTAAAACGTTACATTTTTTTATGCACTATAGCTGTTTTTAAGAACATTAAGTAATTTTGTTATTTTAAATTAGTCTTAATTATGTGTTTAATTACTTTAAATTCTATATTTTTGCACCGTTATTATATTTTATCAGAATGGCATTAGTTAGTGATTTGACCACCAAAGTATTATTTGAAACCGAAAAAGGATACAGTTACCAATGTGATTTGACCAATAGTATAATCATCAATTTTGTTGATACAGTGTCAAGTTATAAAATTCAAGATTTTTTGATTTTTCAAAGAAAGGTTAATAGTGTTGATATTCTTAACATGCTTTATGACTTGTCTGATCAGTCGGATGCACAGCTGATTGAAACTACCAAAAGAAATTTCTCTAGAAATCTTACTATCTGCGAAATAGTGCAGTTGAGAGATTTACTTAACGGAACAAAATTTACCCTTACATTGCATTCTATGCTTTGCAATATTGTTAATGTAGAGCTTATTTAGATTCTTACTTAGATTAAATCCAAATTTTCAAGCAGTTACAGATGCCTCCTTTAATTTTTGTAATTTTACACGTATAAAAATTAAAGGTTATGAAAGATTTACTAAGAACAAGTACTTCATTAGTTGAAGGAATCGAAAATATATTGAACTTACAGGCAAAAATAGAAAGCGACGCTTCTAATAAATATTTAGCTATGGCTGCATGGTTAGATAGAAACGGTTATGCAAATACAGCATCTTACTTATACAAGCAAGCCGAAGAAGAAAGAGAGCATTTTCTAAAAGTTTTCAAATATATTACAGACATGGGAGGGATTGCAGTTACGCCATCTGTTCCAGAAGTACAGCAAGAATTTGCTTCTTTTAGAGAAGTATTCGAAATTGCTTTACAAAACGAAATTGCAGTTACTCAAGCAATCAATAAAGTAATTGCAAAATGTAGAGCTGAAAATGACTACGCTACAGAAGATTTTATGATGTGGTATGTAGCTGAGCAAAGAGAAGAAGAGAAAAATGCAAGAAGAGCATTAGAACTTTTCGAACTAATTAACGGAAACGAAGCTGATGGCAAATTTCAATTAGACCTTCAGATTTCAAAAATCGGATAATTAACGGATTTATATAATAAAAGAAAGCCCTTAATATTTTTATTAAGGGCTTCCTTTTTGTCTATTCATCATTAAGCTTTTAATCTGTTTAGGCTTCGGAGAAGCCAGATATTTATAGAAATTCTATTTATTATAGAACGATAAAGCTCCAGAGGAGCGACACATGTTTTTGACCATTCTATTATATTTCGCTCCACTGGAGCTCTTTTGCATCTGCATGATTGAATTTCTATAAATAGTTAGCCCCGTTGGGGCTTAATAAAAAAAGGCTGTCCGAAAATATTGGACAGCCTCTTGTTTATCTATTCATTCATCAAAGTTTCAATCTCGTCAGCTTCAAGCGGAATGTTGCGCATCAAGTTAAAAGGTTCTCCTTTTTCCTGAACCACAACGTTATCTTCTAAACGAATTCCGAATTTTTCTGCCGGAATGTAAATTCCTGGTTCAACCGTGAAAACCATATTCGCTTTCATTGGTTCATGAAGCAATCCGTAATCATGCGTGTCAAGTCCTAAGTGGTGAGACGTTCCATGCATGAAGTATTTTTTGTAAGCAGGCCATTCTGGATTTTCGTTCTGAACATCGGCTTTGTCAATTAATCCTAAACCAAGCAATTCAGAAGTCATGATTTTACCTACTTCAACATGATATTGTTTCCAAAGCGTTCCTGGAGTAAGCATTTTAGTAGCTTCATTTTTTACTTTTAAAACCGCATTGTAAACTGCTTTCTGGCGATCTGTAAAACGTCCAGAAACAGGAATTGTTCTTGTCATATCGCTAGAATAGTTTGCGTATTCTGCGACAACATCAAGCAAAATTAAATCTCCTTCTTTACATTGCTGATTGTTTTCGATATAATGCAAAACATTCGCGTTGTTTCCAGAAGCGATAATTGGTGTGTAAGCAAAACCCTTAGAACGGTTTCTGATGAATTCGTGAGCCAATTCAGCTTCGATTTCGTATTCTGTAACATTTGGTTTCACGAATCCTAATAATCTGCGGAAACCTTTTTCTGTAATATCACAAGCGTGCTGAATCAAATCGATTTCTTCGCTTTCTTTTACAGAACGAAGTCTTTGTAAAATCGGGTTGCTTTTCGCGACATTGTGTGCTGGATAACGCTCTTTCCACCATTTTACAAAACGAGCTTCACGAGTTTCTGTTTCAACAGTCGCACGGTAATGTTCGTTGGTATTGATGTACATCGTATCGGCATACGTCATCATTTCGTTCAAAATTTTATGAAAATCCTGTAACCAATAAACCGTTCTAATTCCAGAAACCTGAAAAGCACGTTCTTTAGTCAATTTTTCGCCTTCCCAAACTGCGATATGATCGTTGGTTTCTCTCAAGAAAAGCATTTCTCTTTGGTGCTCATAAGGCGCATCTGGAAACAAAAGCAATACACTTTCTTCTTGGTCAACACCACTTAGATAAAAAATATCTCTGTGTTGAGCAAAAGGTAAAGTACTATCGGCACTAACTGGGTAAATGTCATTTGAATTGAACACGGCAACAGAATTAGGTTTCATTTCTGCCATGAACTTTTTGCGGTTTTTTACAAAAAGACCACTGTTTATTTGATGATATTTCATAATTATTTCATTTTTGAACTTCGAATTTCAAAATTACTAATTTTTGATTTAGTGGCGTATAGCAGATTTATTAAAGTTTTCTTATTTGTTTTGGTTCTAATTTTTTAGCCACAGATTTTACGGATTAAATGATTTTTTTCTCATTATAAACCATTTTTGTATTCCTGATTATCATTATAGAATTGATTGTTTAAGAATACGGTTTCCCGTAAAGAAATTATATTAGAAAGAATAATATTTGCAGTCAGTAAACTAACCTTAAAATTCATGAAAACTAAAATTAACCTATTTTCAATCCTCTTTTTTATCTCTCTTTTAATGGTATCCTGTGCTTCGGAGGAAAGTTTAAGTAACGAAAATACAATTCAATCTTTTACTATAACAAAAGGAAGTGTTACCAAAGAATTTTCAATTGAAGAAAACTCAATAAAAGGTATTGTAGAAAGTACATTTGAATTAGAAGATATAAACTTAAATGTTTTGATTCCTAGAGGTGCAACAATAATCCCAGATCCAGTAACGATTAAATCTATTAATGGGCCTCTGTTTTTTGTAGTTACGGCAGAAAATGGAGAAATGAAAAATTATAATGTAGATATAAAAAGAGAACCAAGTACTGATAATTTTATTTTGGAAGTAAATGTGAAAACTCCAAATTTGTCATTAAGTGCTGATATTGATAATGAAGAAGGACTGGTAACAAAAAGAATTCCTGAAAGTAACGACCTTAAAAATTTAAATGTCGAAATTAAATTTTCAAAATATGCCACTATAACCCCTGATCCTAAAACGATAAAAGACTATTCTGAGCCTGTAAATTTCACTGTTACATCAGAATCTGGAATAGAAAAAGTTTATCAAGTAAAATTAGAGCATATGAATAGTTACATATTTAGATCATGTTCAGAAGCAAACGCTTGGAAATGGTTTGGCGGTGACAGTAGGGTTAACGCTCCAGATATATTAGCTTATGATAGAAATGTAGGTACAGGACAAATAGTTATAGTCGATAAAAATTTGGTTCCTTCTACTTTTAGTATACATCTTCGTGAAGGATTTACTTACTATGACGAAAAACTAAGATATGATAAACCAGTAACCCTTAAATTAATTATTAAAGATGCAAATTTTAATATTTTAGCAGTTACAACTACTGAGGTTTCGGAATACTTTAGCGGAGGTTTTATTCCGTTTGATCTGCAAAAACTAAATCTTTATTTAGAGGCCAATAAAAAATATAGCTTTTATTGGTATCTAATTGATGGAGAAAAATTGGGTATTTATGCAGGTAGCTCAGCTAACAATAAAACTGGAGATGGATTCTGTTATAGTAGTGGTTATTCTGGAGAGTCCAGAATTAGTAAAAAAAATAGCCTCGAAGATTCAAATGTTTGGTTTGACCATGATTGGCATTTTAATATAGAATTAGAAGGAAAAGAATAAATCGAATCTAAAAAAACCGAAGTCAATATAAGGCTTCGGTTTTTTTCTTTTAAAAGTTAGAAATAATCACAATCTTGTTATTTCGACGAAGGAGAAATCTTTGCAAGAAACACTACAAAGATTGGCGATTTTATCTCTCGCAGATTTAGCAGATTTGGCAGATTTTTTCTTTTCAAATGGCAAAGTATTTACCCAATCTTGTCATTTCGAGGAACGAGAAATCTTCGCAAGTAACTCGACAAAGATTGATGATATTCTAAGGGGAGTTTCTCACGAAGATTTCTCGTTCCTCGAAATGACAAACTTTGATTATAAAAAAAACCGAAGCTTGAATTGAGCTTCGGTTTTTTCTCTAAATATATCTTTCTTAGAATTTATTTCTTATCAAGCAACTTTTCCAAAAGAGCCACTTTCTCTTTTTCAGCTTGAATTAACTGCTGGTAAAGTTTTTTATTCTCTTCAAAAGTTTCAAGAAGTTTGTCCAACGGATTAAAAGTACATCCGAAACTAACAACTGAAGAACTATTTTCTGCGGTGTTTCCGATAATATTAAAAACAGCTTCTTCGGAGAAATTCTTAATTACTTCGGCTGGTACTCCCAAAGCTTCTGCAATTCTGTTTAATTTTTCATCATCAACGTTTTCACTTCCTTCAAGATTAGAAATAGATTGCTGACTAACACCAAGTGCAATAGCAAGCGCTTCCTGCTTCATATCTCTCAGTTCTCTAATTCGGCTAATGTTTCTGCCGATATGTTTTGGTTTTATTGCTGTGCTCATGATTCAAAGATATTTAAAATTCTTTTACCTTTTTTGGTTTATGCAGAAAACAAGTTTGCAGTTACAGGTTCTTTTTTGTGAAGTAAAAATACAATTTTTCTGACTATTGTTTGATTTTGAATTTAGAATTATGTAATCTTGGTGCTCAAAAAATCAACTTCGATTAATATCAATAAAATGCAGAATTCTAATTTTAAATTAACAACAATAGCCGAAATCAAAACCAAATATCCTTTTTTAATTGAAGATCAAAACTTCGATTTATATGAGGACTGGAGCGATGAAGATTTTTTTCTGGTTTCAGAAGAAGATGTCGATTTTGAAGGAAATTTTTATTTAGATCTTTATGAAGATAAAGAGAAAAAATGGCTAGCCAATTTATTAAATCTTCCAACTAAAGAAATGGAAGAAATAAGAATTGACGGTATTTTTATAAATGGAAATTTATCTGTTAGCGGTTCAATTATCAATTCCGAAGGCGATTATGGCCCGTATATTTTCATTAGCGGAAGCGTAAATTGTCAAAGTCTTTTGCTTGGCGGTGCTAATGTTGAAATAAACGGAAATGTTACAGCAAAAGAAGTGGTGATGACATATTATAATCACGGAAATTTTAATTGTTCGGGTTTAATCGATTCTCCTGTTTTTATCGTTACAGATCATAATACAGGATTTGCTGATAGAAAAAATAGTTTGTTCTATTATAATGATAGAGCCAATGATATTGATTTAAAAAATGAACGAGAATATGACGAAGAAACGGGCGATGAAATTATCTCAAATAAACTTCGAAAATTACTAGATAATCCGTTAATTGAAACTTTTGAAGAACTTGAAGAGTTTTTAAAACGTGGAGAATTGGTTTTAAAACAAAATAATCCTCCTGTTAAGACTTATGATTATTGGAAACAATTTGCAATATCAAATTACAGAGGCTTAAAATTGGTTCCACTTCAATATAGAACCAAAGAATTATGTGATGAAGCAGTAAATGCATCTCATTATGCAATTCAGTTTGTGCCTTTGGAGTTTATTACGGTAGAATTGTGTGAAAAGCTAGTCATAAAAAACGGTTTTGCGATAAATCAAATTCCGGATGAGTTTAGTACAAAAGAATTATGCTTTTTAGCGACTAAAAGCGGAACAGTAATAACATTAATTCCAGAAGAATATTATTCGGAAGAATTAATACTAATGGTTTTTAAAAACGGTAGAAATGAACCAGATATTAACGATGTTCCTCCTCAATTTATAACACAAAATTTTCTTGTAGAATATGTAAAAATTGGAAAAGGACTTTGGCTGGATAAAGCTTGCAAACAAAATGGAATTGATAAATTGCAGGTTTTAAAACAAGTAATCGATTCGGGAATTGAATATTTGGACAATATTTTTGCAAATCATTTCAGTAAAGAAACCGTTGAATATGCTTTTTCTGTTTATAAAAATCAAGAAGAGTGGAGTCAATATATTCAAAAATACAAACAGAAATTTGAACGACTTGGGTTGAATGAATATTTATAAAAAATTTAGACTATGACCAACAAAGAACAAATAATCCAAAATTATATCGAAGGATATAATCAATTTGATATTGATAAAATGATTGCCGATTTTGACGAATCGATTGTTTTTGAAAACATTCAGAATGGAGAAATCAACATGACTTTGAACGGAATAAAAGAATTTACTGCTCAAGCCGAAAACGCCAAAGAATATTTCTCAGCGAGAAAACAAACTATTACTTCACTCATACAAGATGAAATTACAGCAATTGTCGATATCGATTATCATGCAGTTCTAGCAATAGATTTTCCAAATGGGTTAAAAGCAGGGCAGGAATTGAATATGAAAGGAAGGTCAGTTTTTCAGTTTTCTGATGATAAGATTGTCAAATTGACCGATATGAGTTAAAGTTATGAGTCTAAAAATAAACATCAGAAAAGTAGAAAAACAAGACTTGGATTTTATCTACAAAGCAATCTGCGAACTCGAAAATGAAATTTTAGATTTTGAAGTTTTCGAAAGAATATTCGATGAAAACATTTCAAATCCTAGAAATGTCTATCTGATTGCCGAAAACGAAAATGAAGGTGTCGGATTTATTAGTTTTCACACGCAAAACCTTTTGCATCATTGTGGTTTAGTTGGTGAAATTCAGGAGTTTTTCATTCATCAAAAATATCGTAGTCAAGGCGTTGGAAGATTATTAATAAATGAGATTTTAGATTTTGCTGAGAAAAATAATTTGAAAAGTATTGAAGTGACGACAAATAAAAAGCGAGTAGAAAATGTCGTAATTTATGAGAATCTTGGTTTTACTTTGAGTCATAATAAGTTTACGATTTATAAATAGGTACAAAATTATCAGTCTAGTTTGTCATTTCGACCGAAGAGAGAAATCTTCGCGAGGAGCTTGACAAAGATTGGCTTGTTGGAACGGAGTTACTTTCGAAGATTTCTCTCTTCGGTCGAAATGACAAGATTGTGTTTAGGCAAGTTTTGTAAAGGTTTTAATTGATTTTAATTTCACATATTTTCAAATCCATGATAATTCAAAAAGCCAACATAACCGACAACGAAATTCTAACTTCAATAACCAAAAAGTCAAAAGCTTATTGGGGATATTCTGTGGAACAAATTCAGAAATGGGATAAAAATTTGACTATTTCTCAAGATTATAT
It encodes:
- a CDS encoding polymer-forming cytoskeletal protein, with amino-acid sequence MLKKSTSININKMQNSNFKLTTIAEIKTKYPFLIEDQNFDLYEDWSDEDFFLVSEEDVDFEGNFYLDLYEDKEKKWLANLLNLPTKEMEEIRIDGIFINGNLSVSGSIINSEGDYGPYIFISGSVNCQSLLLGGANVEINGNVTAKEVVMTYYNHGNFNCSGLIDSPVFIVTDHNTGFADRKNSLFYYNDRANDIDLKNEREYDEETGDEIISNKLRKLLDNPLIETFEELEEFLKRGELVLKQNNPPVKTYDYWKQFAISNYRGLKLVPLQYRTKELCDEAVNASHYAIQFVPLEFITVELCEKLVIKNGFAINQIPDEFSTKELCFLATKSGTVITLIPEEYYSEELILMVFKNGRNEPDINDVPPQFITQNFLVEYVKIGKGLWLDKACKQNGIDKLQVLKQVIDSGIEYLDNIFANHFSKETVEYAFSVYKNQEEWSQYIQKYKQKFERLGLNEYL
- a CDS encoding alpha/beta fold hydrolase, translated to MKTLLYKNTKISYSDSGTGNTIVFLHGFLENKKMWKDYIDFFSEKYRVITIDLLGHGESEPLGYVHEMEDNANAINEVLENLKIEKATIVGHSMGGYVGLAFAELYPKKIQKLVLLNSTSREDSAEKKLNRTRAIKAVKQNYISFVSLAIANLFSENNRTRLAEQIEKVKEQALKTPLQGIVASLEGMKIRKDREWLLKEKRFPVLLILGKKDPVLNYNETISQIEDTTAELVSFEDGHMSQIENKEELKTVLQHFFE
- a CDS encoding GNAT family N-acetyltransferase — protein: MSLKINIRKVEKQDLDFIYKAICELENEILDFEVFERIFDENISNPRNVYLIAENENEGVGFISFHTQNLLHHCGLVGEIQEFFIHQKYRSQGVGRLLINEILDFAEKNNLKSIEVTTNKKRVENVVIYENLGFTLSHNKFTIYK
- a CDS encoding DUF5018 domain-containing protein, coding for MKTKINLFSILFFISLLMVSCASEESLSNENTIQSFTITKGSVTKEFSIEENSIKGIVESTFELEDINLNVLIPRGATIIPDPVTIKSINGPLFFVVTAENGEMKNYNVDIKREPSTDNFILEVNVKTPNLSLSADIDNEEGLVTKRIPESNDLKNLNVEIKFSKYATITPDPKTIKDYSEPVNFTVTSESGIEKVYQVKLEHMNSYIFRSCSEANAWKWFGGDSRVNAPDILAYDRNVGTGQIVIVDKNLVPSTFSIHLREGFTYYDEKLRYDKPVTLKLIIKDANFNILAVTTTEVSEYFSGGFIPFDLQKLNLYLEANKKYSFYWYLIDGEKLGIYAGSSANNKTGDGFCYSSGYSGESRISKKNSLEDSNVWFDHDWHFNIELEGKE
- a CDS encoding helix-turn-helix domain-containing protein — protein: MSTAIKPKHIGRNISRIRELRDMKQEALAIALGVSQQSISNLEGSENVDDEKLNRIAEALGVPAEVIKNFSEEAVFNIIGNTAENSSSVVSFGCTFNPLDKLLETFEENKKLYQQLIQAEKEKVALLEKLLDKK
- a CDS encoding TIGR00266 family protein, giving the protein MQAHEIDYQIFGEEMQYVEIELDPQEIVIAEAGSFMMMENNIQMETIFGDGSQQQGSGLFGKLLNAGKRVLTGESLFMTAFLNQGNTKSKVSFASPYPGKILPIDLTEFQGKFICQKSSFLCAAKGVSVGIEFSQKLGRGLFGGEGFIMQKIEGDGMAFVHSGGTMAKKVLGHGEVLKVDTGCIIGFTKDVDYDIEFIGGIKNSIFGGEGLFYATLKGPGTVYIQSLPFSRLADRIIASAPRSGGNSREEGSLLGGLGNLLDGDNRF
- a CDS encoding nuclear transport factor 2 family protein, whose protein sequence is MTNKEQIIQNYIEGYNQFDIDKMIADFDESIVFENIQNGEINMTLNGIKEFTAQAENAKEYFSARKQTITSLIQDEITAIVDIDYHAVLAIDFPNGLKAGQELNMKGRSVFQFSDDKIVKLTDMS
- a CDS encoding aminopeptidase P family protein — protein: MKYHQINSGLFVKNRKKFMAEMKPNSVAVFNSNDIYPVSADSTLPFAQHRDIFYLSGVDQEESVLLLFPDAPYEHQREMLFLRETNDHIAVWEGEKLTKERAFQVSGIRTVYWLQDFHKILNEMMTYADTMYINTNEHYRATVETETREARFVKWWKERYPAHNVAKSNPILQRLRSVKESEEIDLIQHACDITEKGFRRLLGFVKPNVTEYEIEAELAHEFIRNRSKGFAYTPIIASGNNANVLHYIENNQQCKEGDLILLDVVAEYANYSSDMTRTIPVSGRFTDRQKAVYNAVLKVKNEATKMLTPGTLWKQYHVEVGKIMTSELLGLGLIDKADVQNENPEWPAYKKYFMHGTSHHLGLDTHDYGLLHEPMKANMVFTVEPGIYIPAEKFGIRLEDNVVVQEKGEPFNLMRNIPLEADEIETLMNE
- a CDS encoding ferritin, with product MKDLLRTSTSLVEGIENILNLQAKIESDASNKYLAMAAWLDRNGYANTASYLYKQAEEEREHFLKVFKYITDMGGIAVTPSVPEVQQEFASFREVFEIALQNEIAVTQAINKVIAKCRAENDYATEDFMMWYVAEQREEEKNARRALELFELINGNEADGKFQLDLQISKIG